In Paenibacillus sp. 1781tsa1, one DNA window encodes the following:
- a CDS encoding cytochrome c oxidase subunit 3, protein MTTSHAEPVNDKLPHEPEKATLEGRNKLIAFWLFLGGETVLFGTLFATFLALRGQTNDGPTANELFHLPLVAAATFILLVSSLTSVFAIQAMHKGKRDALALWLGITVVLGMGFLALEIYEFYEYVKHKEFGMTTSAFSSAFYTLVGFHGAHVAFGIVWIGIIIGQLFKKGLTVVTAPKVYVSAMYWHFIDVVWVFIFTVVYLLGKVG, encoded by the coding sequence ATGACAACCTCACATGCCGAACCGGTGAACGACAAATTGCCGCATGAACCGGAGAAAGCGACGCTGGAGGGACGTAACAAGCTGATTGCCTTCTGGTTGTTCCTTGGCGGAGAGACTGTACTGTTCGGTACGCTCTTTGCTACCTTCCTGGCTCTTCGTGGCCAAACCAATGATGGACCTACAGCGAATGAACTGTTCCACCTGCCACTCGTGGCCGCTGCAACATTCATTCTCCTGGTCAGTAGTTTGACGAGTGTATTTGCAATTCAAGCTATGCATAAGGGCAAGCGAGATGCACTGGCATTGTGGCTTGGTATCACGGTGGTACTGGGTATGGGATTTCTCGCGCTGGAAATATACGAGTTCTATGAGTATGTGAAACATAAAGAGTTTGGCATGACTACCAGTGCCTTCAGTTCAGCATTCTATACACTGGTCGGGTTCCACGGAGCCCACGTTGCTTTCGGTATTGTGTGGATCGGAATCATTATTGGGCAGCTGTTCAAAAAAGGATTGACGGTCGTAACTGCACCTAAAGTATACGTCTCCGCAATGTACTGGCACTTTATTGACGTGGTCTGGGTGTTTATCTTTACGGTCGTGTACCTGCTCGGAAAGGTGGGGTAG
- a CDS encoding cytochrome C oxidase subunit IV family protein produces MSAQDKTDQQPVKHRHRTEGPQKHVVVFVFSIILTLIAFAAASAGGVNTTFTIIILLVMAILQVFVQLGYWMHLKDKGHLMPILFMAFGFFVAFTCIIMALYWVWW; encoded by the coding sequence ATGTCAGCACAAGATAAGACAGACCAACAGCCTGTGAAACACCGTCACCGGACGGAAGGGCCACAGAAACATGTCGTGGTGTTTGTTTTCTCCATTATTCTCACGCTGATTGCGTTTGCGGCTGCTTCTGCCGGAGGGGTCAACACAACCTTTACGATTATTATTTTGCTCGTGATGGCTATTCTTCAGGTATTCGTTCAATTGGGTTATTGGATGCACTTGAAGGATAAAGGGCATTTGATGCCAATCCTGTTCATGGCCTTTGGCTTTTTCGTAGCCTTTACGTGCATCATTATGGCACTGTATTGGGTTTGGTGGTAA
- the ctaG gene encoding cytochrome c oxidase assembly factor CtaG → MLGLQYFSFNDLWSPLILALFLIIAAAYLVLVGPLSEQIKDAEPATAGQKIMFITGLFVLYLAQAGPFNLLGHVMFSFHMVSMAFSYLVAPPLMMKGLPIWVWRRIVRWLPTRQLSFLAHPIVAAVLFNGLFSLYHLPIVHDYVMLNFTVHRLYYIGLFITSMLMWWTLLNPLPEGRQASGLSKIGFIFLNMVLLTPACGLIIFASEPLYQTYSNPAVWAEAMRYCVSGDSTALLRSFGGPAFFNFLSSAKEDQQVGGIVMKFIQEGIFASMLAYVFFQWYRKEKQEDDDDSYPAGGAGGPLNPAAK, encoded by the coding sequence ATGCTCGGGTTGCAATATTTTAGCTTCAACGACTTATGGAGTCCACTTATATTGGCTTTATTTCTGATCATTGCTGCGGCGTATTTAGTGCTCGTGGGACCGTTGAGCGAGCAAATAAAGGATGCAGAGCCTGCGACTGCCGGGCAGAAAATTATGTTTATTACAGGGTTGTTTGTCCTCTATCTGGCTCAAGCAGGACCATTTAATCTGCTTGGTCACGTGATGTTTAGCTTTCACATGGTAAGCATGGCGTTCTCCTATCTGGTAGCGCCGCCGCTGATGATGAAAGGCTTGCCGATCTGGGTATGGCGCAGAATCGTACGCTGGTTGCCAACACGCCAGCTATCGTTTCTGGCTCATCCGATCGTTGCGGCAGTGCTCTTTAACGGGCTGTTCTCGTTGTATCACCTACCGATTGTACATGATTACGTTATGCTGAATTTTACCGTTCACCGGTTGTATTATATTGGACTGTTTATCACCTCGATGCTCATGTGGTGGACATTGCTGAATCCGTTACCAGAGGGCAGACAAGCTTCCGGGCTCTCTAAGATCGGTTTCATTTTTTTGAATATGGTACTGCTCACACCTGCTTGTGGATTGATTATTTTTGCGTCCGAGCCGTTGTATCAGACGTACAGCAACCCGGCAGTATGGGCTGAAGCCATGCGATATTGTGTGTCAGGAGATTCTACAGCTTTACTTCGCTCATTTGGTGGCCCAGCCTTCTTCAACTTCCTGTCCTCCGCGAAGGAAGATCAGCAGGTCGGTGGCATTGTAATGAAGTTTATTCAGGAAGGAATTTTCGCCTCCATGCTGGCCTATGTCTTTTTCCAATGGTATCGGAAAGAGAAGCAGGAAGATGATGATGATTCGTATCCTGCTGGGGGCGCAGGGGGGCCACTCAATCCGGCTGCCAAATAA
- a CDS encoding DUF420 domain-containing protein, which translates to MDMYFWLPTISTSFIVISAVLVGIGWVLIIRGKREAHQSAMVAGAIAALIFFVIYMSRTVFVGNTAWGGDPDLEIFYRIFLIFHIILATVAAIFGISTLVLGFKKKFGKHRRWGKFTSMIWFGSALTGVVVYVLLYILYPGGHTRPVWEAILGV; encoded by the coding sequence ATGGATATGTATTTTTGGCTACCAACGATCAGTACTTCTTTCATTGTGATAAGTGCAGTACTGGTGGGGATTGGATGGGTACTGATTATTCGGGGCAAACGCGAGGCTCATCAGTCCGCTATGGTAGCAGGTGCGATTGCAGCTCTAATCTTCTTTGTGATCTATATGTCTCGCACGGTGTTCGTAGGTAATACGGCTTGGGGCGGGGACCCGGATCTGGAGATCTTTTATCGGATATTTCTGATCTTTCATATTATCCTGGCTACCGTGGCGGCGATATTCGGCATTTCAACACTGGTGTTGGGGTTCAAAAAGAAGTTTGGAAAACATCGTCGCTGGGGCAAGTTCACGTCCATGATCTGGTTCGGGTCAGCGCTAACAGGTGTTGTTGTGTATGTTCTTCTATATATTTTATATCCTGGTGGTCATACACGTCCGGTGTGGGAAGCTATCCTCGGCGTGTAA